Sequence from the Christiangramia fulva genome:
GAGCTTACAAAAATACTGGAAGTAACATTTTATTTCCTTTGATAAGGCTCATTGTTAAAGCACCGTTGCTTGTTATCGCTGGTTGCTATCTCTATTAAGAGATTCGTAATGATTCTCAAATATATAAAAAGTTATTTTTTCTGGCAAAAATCAGGCGGTTTTATTGCTTCTTAATTATTAATAACTTATTCAGCTAAATATTAGAATCACTTAGCCTTTATTTTCCATGAATATTATAAAATCTAAAACCTTTAGAGCAGTAGCCACTTTTGGGTTGAAAAGAGGATACCGCGAGGAATTGATCCCTTTAAGGGAATTCAAGTTGAAATTGGTGGCTGCCCAGGCACAGGTTCATAAGGAATTAGACATTCAGTTGAGCACAAAAATTTCTCATTGCGATATTGTGTTTTCAGGACAGGACGAGCCTTCTATTGAAATAAGCTTTATTCAGTATCCAAAATTTCCCAAAAAAGAATCTGTACTACGAGAAGGGATTTTAAAGCTTGTAGAAATTTTGATGAAATCTCTGGATCAGAATCGGGTGGTTATTGTTTTTGACGATAAAACCTATATGTTAGAAGAGAATTCAGAAAACCTGGATCCGGGAATTAATTTTTGAAAAAGGAAATTTGCCATTTAATTAGAACGTAAATGGAAGAAACAGAGAAGATATTGTACAGGGAAGATCCCTCAGAGGAATTCCAAAGGTATGTCTACATAGGATCCGCCTATCCTGAAGATATGAACAATTCTCATCCGCAATTCGAAAGTTTTAAAGACTGGCAGGAGTTGGTGGACAGTGATGAATATGCAGAGAATCTGGTAAATCTCTTTTTTTGTGAATATATATTTTATCAGGATCCCGAATCATTTGAAGATTATTTCGGAGCCGAATTTCATAAAATCTATAAGGAAAAACATGAAGAGATAATAGCTTCGGGATGGTTCCGGGGACTAGATACACCTGTTTTCTCAGGGCTTGATTTAAGAGATAGAGAAATAGAAGAATCTACTTACTTCGAAAATGGGGAGTATAAGAGGAGAATATTTACAGAGGGTTCAGAAGTAGAAATTTTGAGGGAAAAGTATGGCTTTAGTACAGGATAGTATGTGTTGGAAGAAGAATACCCGCAATTACTTGAAGATATAAAGGAACTTCGGAAGATTTTTAAAAGCTAAGTAATATCATATTCTGCTACACTTCTTTTTTTGGAAACTAAAGTAAAATTTTCGACATATATGGCTACAATAAAGTTTGAAAATGCGGAAGATCTTATTAACTTTTTATGCAGGAAAGATGTATTGGGTAAACTGGAAATCGATTTTGAACCCGATTTTGGTACATTGGTCCCTCACATATACTTAAAATATTATCCCGAATTGCAGGAGCATTTGCAATATGTTTTTGGACTATGGACCTCTAGCATCTCGCCACCTGCATCAGCTTTTACGTTGGTCATATATAGTGCAGATGATTTCGAATTCGAAACTTTTGAAGATGAAGAGATTTATGTTTATAAATTATATAATTTTAAAGAAGATGAAGGGTTTGAATTGGACACGAACAAATTAAAGCCAGAATACAATTAATAGCAGGAACTAAAATCAAGATAACTCAAAAAATTCGAAAACATTAATTTTAAAAAATATGGCAATTATAAAATTTGAAAACACTCACGATCTCATAGATTACCTTTGTCAGAAGGAGGTCTTAGGTGAATTAAAAGTCAAATTTTGGTTGGGGAATGGATGGGAGTCAGAATTTAACTTTGATTATCCGGATTTGGAGAAGCATCTTAATCTCCAGTTATTTATTCATTTTTTGGACTGTATCTGGATGGTCAATAAAGTGGAAGTAGATTTTGAAAGTGTAGAGGACTACAGTACCTACGGGGAGTGGAGTGGTATGGAAATGGAAGATAAATCCTATATTGAACAAATCCTCTCTTTTATCAGAGAATCAGTAGAAGAAGCTACTCCTATAAACGATGTATATACCCACATCGATATTGAAGAAAATGGAGATAGCTATAAATTAAGCAATATTGAGGTTAAACGCTTTGAAATTTTTCAGTGGGATGATGGCCAAAAATCAATTCCCATTGATCAGGAATTGAGGCTAGAGCATTTTCTTTTACTTTAATTTCCTGATCACTATTGGAATCTAAATTTAGGTTGAGACCTTGTAAATTTTCTTTCATTTAATCATCCGTTTACCTCTCCACATCTACATTAAAAATCGGAAATAAATCACTTACCATTTTATCCTCAATGTAAAATCGATTAATAGCATTGTTTGAATCATCTGTATCGGGCAGGGAAAGCCAACTGATGGCAACATGATTTTTAATATACCCAACAGAATGATCTTGAAAAATTCTTTCAAGTCCAATTCTTAACTGGCTTACCGTATTCGGTTTTTTCTCAAACGAGAAAGGTGCTGCGGTTTTACAGTTATTTTCAGCATCTACCCAGATATCTTTAACCGTGTACCGCAAATGATTAGATATACGATTTTTTAGATTAGTGGATTTACCAACATACAGGCATATTTTATTATCACAAGTTGCTGCCCGCAGCCAGTCCTGACAGATCTTCACAGTAATTAAATCATCCCGGTTGACAGGACCTTTTAATTTATAGGGCTGTTTATCAATTGCCTCCGAAAGATTAGTCGTATCGCCAACCCACCAAAAAACGTAAACTCCTGCTGCGCCATTCAAGGAGGAAAAGGTTTTCCTCTCTACTCCCTCTATTAATTCTTTAACTAAAACATAATTTTTTAATTTAAGATCATTTACCGAGCTATTAATAATATCAAGATCGAATGTTGCGGCTCCAGTCATTTAAACTATATTAATTTATTGTTTTTGATTTTTTATAAACGTCACCTCACAACTCTTGCACAACCTTTTCTCCTGCACATACTCGTTTATATCAAACCATCCTCCTGTTCGTTGCCAAATATCCAAGCCACGGCCTAAAATTATTTTCCAACCATTATCCATTTCTATGTAACGGTCATGTATGAAGTCGTCAAATTCATAAGTGAGAATTATCCCCATACTTTCTACGGAAAGAGCCATATTCTTAAAGGCATCCTGATTGTTTTCTAAATACTCTTCATCACAAGTGGTTACGAGATGAACTTTAATTTCTGTCTCAGGATTTTTGTTATCAACAAGAAGCTTAATAAACTCCATGAAATTTCTTAGTTGATGAAGCATCCTGATATAAGGATCCATTAATTTAATTTCAGAAGCACCTATAAGGTAGGCTCCGAAGAGATTTTCATAGGAAATCCCAGATTGATTATCTCTGATAATTTTCTGCTTGGGTTCCAGCTCTAATTTTCCGGATTCCCCTTCCTTATCAGCGGGAATTTCTTTACTTTCCTCTGAATTGGTTTTCTTTTCTTTAATAAGGGTCTCTCCAAAATCTAATATTTCTAGAGTTTCAATTTCAACTTTTTTACCTGAGCTTTTAATCGTATAGCTAAAATCAACTCCTTCGAAAGTTTCATCCATTTTCTGAAGCTGTTGCTTTACCCTTTTTCTACTTTCAATTGCCAGGTCAAGCAGTTCTTTTGCTTCCTCCTCCTTCATTTCTACACTGGGATAAATGATTTTAGCCATACCTGAAAAAGTTTTAGCAATAGATGTTTTATCCCTTGTTGTTATGGAATCAGATAATTCAAAATACTGAGTATATTCATGAGTTCTGTCTTCACGTCTTAAATCTCTTAGAATTTCAGCCAGGTAATCTACTATAAAACCATAATTGGAAGTAAACATTTCATTTCTTAGTTTCTGGATCTCCCATCCAGGTATATAGGCATGAATTCGATCCAAAAAAGCTGAATCATAATAGTCTTTAGGTAAAGCATCAAAAAGATCACTGTGCTTAAGCATATAAGCTACCGAATGATCTGTATTTCCTACAAAAACCATTGAAGCAGAAGCACCATATACTTCGGTTCCCCGAGAAAAAGATTTATTGGCCATATAGTTTTTCATGATATCCACAAGGCCTCTATCTGATCGCTTGGTTTTACCTGCAAATTCATCATAGGCCACAACATCCCAATAGCCTACAAGGCCAATATCTCCCGTGCTATTATTTACGAAAAGTTTTGCCTTAGACACCTCTCCTCCGGAAATTAATATCCCATGCGGGGATAACTCCGAATAGATATGAGATTTACCTGTTCCTTTAGGACCCAATTCTATCAGATTATAATTGTTTTCTACAAAAGGAATTAGTCGGATCAACTGAAGCAACTTGGTTCTTAAAGTAAATTCGCTTGGGTTTAATCCAATAGACTGCATTAATAAGTCGATCCATTCTTCTTTTGAAAATTTAGCACGTTCTTCTTTGAATTCCCTTACATCTACATTTGAAATTTGTATCGGCTTTAAAGTTTCTATCAGCCATGGAATATGATCTCTCTCATCAGACGGGAAATAAGCCAGGGTTAATATGCACCACACCCCACTGGAAAGAAGTTTCTGATGCTCCTTAATAATCCCGTCAGATATTGGGATTTGTTTTAACCCAAGGTTCGCAAAACTGGCTTCATATCTATCTCTTCTATCATTAAGCTTTACTGATACTTTATCAATAATTCTATGAGATCCTTTTTCCCTGATCGTAGATTTGATTATTTGAGCCTCGTCCCGGTGCACGAAATGTTTCGAAATAATATTCTTTACTGTTTCTACTCCCTGATTGATAGTTTCTTCATCATCTGTCGCACAATATTGTCCTAATAAATACTCAAGAACATATGTTGGAACAATCGCATTTCCCTTCACCAGTTTAGTGAGGTCCTTACGAACCACTTTTCCTCCAAAACTTTGATTAAGCTTTTGATCCAGTTCTTCCATTTCTTATTGTTTTAATCGAAATCGCTTGAAAAGGTAATATTCAGGGTATAGTAAAAATCTTTATATTTTTTCCATTTGTTCGTACCTTCCAGCGGTTCCTCTAAAATCAGTCTTATCCTTTGATTTTTATATTTTCCACTTGCTTTTTTACTTAAATGAAACTGATACTTAACTTCCCTTTGTCTTTCGCTTCCTTCTTCGATATCAAAATTGAAAGTAAACTGATCACTTAAAATTTCTCCATCTTCTGCATACAATCCAGCTCTGATCTGCCTTGATAATATTTTCTCACCTACTAATTCCTGCTGAATAAATGAAACAGGTAAAATATTGGTTGTGATGCGATCGGTAGATTTAATAATATCAATATTCACCTGACTCACGGTATCAGTCCGCTTCCTTACCGCTGTTTTCAATAATGGAACTATAACTTCCTGGGGAGACGCTCCTCCATGTATAAATCGACTTCCCGCCCCTTTGATTCTAAGTCTGTTGATAGATTTTGGGATTAAAACCTCCAAACCGTCATTATTCAAATTTAGTTCTGAGGTCGTGAATTTCTTTGTATTCTTATCTCCTGTAAGATTTTGGCCTATCACAAACCTTCTGTTTTCCTTCCACAAATCGCCCTCATACTCAGATAAACTGAAATCACTTTCATCCAGATTCTGATTTTGATAGATAAATCCATGATCGGCTGTTATAAATACATTGGTACCATTTAAACCGGATATTTTACGTAAAATATCCTTGATATAAATTAACTCGTCAGCTACAGCTTCAAAAACCTTCCCTTCACTGGTTTTATCATCACCAGTTTTATCTATTCGATTATGATAGATATATATTAGATCATGATTCTTCACAAACTCTCTTCCTTCACCACCAGATTTAGTCTTCATTTTCATTAAATCTTCTGCCAAAATTGCGGTGGCACGAACCCCAGAATTTGATTGCAGAATTTTAGAACGACCCTTTAAACCTGATGCCGGCATTTCATCTACTAATAAACTATCCCCACCTTCCTTAACCTTCAGACTAGAATGAGGAAGTAAAGAGGCCATTCCTAATTGGGTATAGGAAGGTAAACTGCTTAACATGAACTCTAAATTAGACTCAAAACGATTTTCTGAAACTATCATTTCATGTAGTTCGACCCCGCATTCAAAGCGCAAAGCATCTGAAATAATTACAAATAGCTTTTGATTCTTATCCAGGAGAGGCTTTACATGGGTTTTAAAAAATCCTTGTTGACTATAAAGTCTATTAGTGGGCCAGACTTCTATACCATCAATTATTTTTTGCCAGTTGTCATTAAAAGGCAATAACCAGGAATTGTTGTAGATCCTTTCTACCTTCTCAGCTAATTCATGCAGGACATTATTATTTTTGGAAAGGCGGTAATTCCGGATAAATTTTCTGTAGGCATAATCAACCTGATAAAATTTAGTTGTGTATTCCTTTATTCCATTTTCAAAACTACTAAACTGGTGAGTCTTATATTTTTTAACCAGGTCTATTAATTGTGCTCCCGACTCAATTGTATTATAGAACTCAGAATATTTTGGATACCAGAATTTATTCTCCCGCCTTTTTATATAGGCTGCGACCTTTTCATAATTAAGATTTTCCGCAATCAACTGAGAAACCAGTTCATGTATTATTCTTTGGTCGGTTAATTTGAAAATATCATCTGAGATTATTTCATCTAATTGTGCCGAGTTCAACTTTTCCTCAACCTGGATATCGACAGCTATTCTTTCTGAGATTTCTCCAAAATAATCCCGATATGGAATTGTGTTCTTCCAGGTACTTAAAATCAACCTGGATTCTATATTCAAATTTTGTTTCTCCCCCAGGACGAAATTATGTTGGAAAAGATCTAAAAGAAAATCATAGATCGAAGGATTATCAGAGTGATAATTATAAATCTTTCCAATCTCGCTCCAGAAGAAGTTATTCATATTGAAGCGATTTAAAAGCTTATCAAAATCTTTTGACTTATTAATTACTTGGGAGGCGTATGCCTGAACAAATTGATCAAGGTTGGTTGTATCTGTATTAAAAAGGACGGATAACATTTTACATCGAATCTCATGCTGTTCATCATCCTTAGTGATCAAAACCTTAAGTTTCTGCTTTCGTTCCCTAGATTTGAAAAATTCTATATGCTCTGCTATCAATTCTTTCAAGAAATAATCAAGGCCTAATTCCTGAAGAAACATCGCTTCCTGATCTGTATGGAAAATATGATTAGCCAATTCTAAATCTAATAACCAGTTATCTTCATTATTCGGTTTTTCAAACGGTAGATATAAAAGAAACTTACTAGAATTCGCCTCCTTCAAGACTTTATACTTGACTTCGAATTCATTTCCACTTACTTCAAGTTTTTCCACCTGCACTATATCCAGACGTTCAAAAATTTCAGAAAACTCTTTTTTCCCATCATACCAGAAAATAACCCGATGATCGTGGAATCTTGTTTGTAAGGCTTCTTTTATTTTCTCCATAATTACTTCTTAGATAAAAATTACACTCAAAATGGTAATAACAATTAGAGCCCAGGTGACGTAATTCCTATTCATTTGATCGGAATTTAATTTCTCAATTTTCTGGTTTAACTTTTCATTATTTTCCTGACTTAATTTCAGATTAGCATTTAATAAAGAATTGACCTCCTTTTGCTCTTTAACCAGTTCAATAAGCTTTTCATGATTTCTTTCTGCTCTGCCAATCACATCCTTATTCAAATCATCGATCTCGAGAAATTGTTTCTTGATTACTGCAGTTAAGGCTTTCTCAGACTCTGTCAATTTCGTCTGAATATCATTGAATTTAGAATCTAAGCCTTTTTCTGATACACTTTCTGAAAATTCCTGAAGAGTCTCTTTATAACCATTGATATTTTTTTTGACTTTTTCGAAATACTCTTCTTGTTGAGTTGCTAAACTTTCCGATTTGTCTAAGGTAGAATCAGCTATTTCACTAATCTTTTGAGATATCTCCGGCTCAATATTTTGAATACCCTCCTGGAAAGTAGATATTGATCTATCGCTTTTCTCTAAAAGAGTATTTAATTTTTCTTCAAAACTCCGGTGGCTTTTAATAAACGCATTATTATAAGAGTCGGACTCTTTCAAAATACTTTGAAATAATTTATCTACTTTCCCGGTTAAATCAACGATAAGTGATGTTAGCTTTTCTCCACTTTGAGTAACATCAACTACCTGTTTTCTTGCCGTGGATAATTTTTCCAGGTTTTTTTCAATGTCAACTAAAGCCTGGCTAATGGTTGTATTACTCATTGGAATTCAAATATTGGTTAGTTATAGTTTTTAATTTTTCAGAATGAATAATCAGATTTACTTCCGTTTTAAGCTCCTCCAAATAATTAAGTTCTAAATATTCTTCCAGAACTTTGTTATAATGCGCAAAAGTATTCCAGAAACTCTTACTGAAATCCATTCTTTCTCCCATTTCCAGAATACCCTCGTAATAATTTTGCTTTGCTTCATTTTCAAGGTTAGGGTTATTCCTAAATCCTAAATAAAATAAGGTGAATGCATTTAATAAGGATAGAGTTGGGTTATTATCGGTTAAAGATCGTTTTATAAGTCTTACAGCACCTTGCAAATGTTTCACATTATCAATAGGAGTTCCAACTCCTACGATCTCATCATCCACCACTCTTAAATATTTCCTTAGGATATCAGCATTAGAAACTTTACCGTAATCGGTATCCTCAGTTAACGAGTATGGCTCACCATTTTCGGCAACATAGTCGGTTTTAGCATATTTGGAGTTGAAATAGTAAAATATAAAATCCTTAAGATCTTCATTTCGTTCAATCCAGTTGTTATTTTCATTAACCCCTTCTATGCAGAAATTCCGCATATCATCAATGGCTCTTTTTCTTTTCTCAGATATCTTGTCGTAAACGAACTCAGTCAAATAGGCTAAACATCTTCTGATTTCATCTACTAAAGGATTATCAGATTCCTTTATTTCATAATCCAAGGCTTTATCTAACTCTTGTCTCGCTCTTTCTCGAGTATAATATCGTAACAGAAAATCATTTAAGCCTTCAAAGTATCCATAATCAGGTTTTCGGATTGCCTTAATTCTAAATTCAGATTCTCTATAATCTTGTGTAAAGTCTTCAACAAGACCTATGCAACACATTCGATATATAGCCTTGGAAATATCAGCACTATCTTCTTCAGTATATGGGACGTAAACAATTACTTCCTCATATTCTTCAACTTCAATTAAACGACTTAAGAATCCTTCTCTCTCTTCGCGATAGGCTCCATGCTCATTTGATCGCTCAACCTCTACCTCACTGCGGCTTAAAAGATTATGCATAAATGTTTTCTCAATGATATCTCCCTTAAAATTGGTATTAAAGAAGTACATCACTGTTTCATAATCGGCACTTAAATATTGCAGATGCTTTCTGTTTAAGGATAATCCATTTTCCGCCAATAGTTGAGCAAGGCTTTCTTCAGTATGCCAGCCTTTACTTTCTTGAGGAGATTTCCTAAGCTGGCAGTGTTGGTACGCTGAACAACTTGAATTACATTGATTAAAAGCAAACATTTTATTGTCCTTACTGCAATATAATTTTACAAGATCTTTGGAAGGCGTGGCTTCTTCTATAAATTCCTCAGGTATATTCAAGTTATAAAATTCCAAGATCCTGTCAAGGTGGTCGTTTTCGAACCATTTATTTTTTATTAATTGAACAGGATAGGTATTGTCTTTATAATCTCTTTTAAGTGTTTTTAATTTATAATCAGCTAATAATATTACAGATAAAGCCATCTTTCTATCTCTCCCCGCTCTTCCAGCTTCCTGTACAAAACTTTCCAGGGAGCTTGAATAGTTCATATTCACGGTGTACCTGACATTAGGTTTGTCGATTCCCATTCCAAAGGCCTTGGTTGCGACCATAAGTGGAAGCTTATTTTCTCGGAAAAGCTCCAGATTCTTCATGGAATTACCCGATTCATCACTACCTGAAAATGAACCTACATCTTCAATACTGCTTTTTAAGTTCCTGGTGTTCTTCTGCACTGAAACACCAGTACTTTTCACATGGGGACAAAAAATGATTCCAGCATCTTTATATTCCCCATTTCTTTGAAACATATTAGGCGTTAACTTTATAGATAAATCGTTTTCACGATTATCCTTGCTATTCTGTCTTTCAAAGAATCTCTCTTTAATATAGGAGGTGTTTTTTTCGGTCTGCAATAAATTAAGGTGATCAGGTATCTCTTGAAGATAATTTCTTAAAAAATCGCTTTTCGAATCATAAACTGACCATTTATTGCTGACATTCACTGCCCTTGGTAATGAAGCGTCCAAACTTCTATTTCTATCAAAATAAATATCCTCTTCAAATTTCACCCTTACCTTCTCCACCTTATACTGTAATTCTAAACGATTGGTATTCTCATACCGTACAATAGTTTCTGAATCCAGTAAAAATGAACCGTTACCAGACAATTCCCTTTCTACATCTGCCAGGACATCAAATGAAGCAGTAGCTGTTAAACCAAATAAGGAAATTTCGTCATCTTTGGCTCTTACGTAATTATACAGGTTACGTCCCAAGTGCAAATATGAAAACCTAAAGTCATGTCCCCATTCCGAGACACAATGCACTTCGTCAATTACCCCGTACGAGAAATATACGTTGTAGTCGTGCATATGTTTAAGCCGTTCCCTAAACTTCAGTATTGATAACCTCTCTGGAGATACAAAAACAAAAAGCAATTGGGAAGATTCCATTCTCCTCTCCCTTTTCTTTTTTTCCGAAGAGGAAACAGTACTGTTTATATAAGTACAACAATCTATCCCATTATTAATCAAACCATCATACTGATCTTTCATCAAGGAAATTAAAGGGTCAATCACCATGGTAATGCCTGGCTGTAGCATCGCTGCGATTTGATAGGTGAGAGATTTTCCTCCCCCGGTGGGTAATAAGCCTATAACAGGCAATTTCTTTAAAGCTCGATCTAATATTGGTAATTGGCCAGGTCTAAACGATTCCTTTCTAAAAAGGTAGTTTAAAAAGTAATTTAGGTAAGCTTTGTTTTCCTCAATATCAATGTATCCCTGATCTGTTTTCTCAACCAGGTCCTTATATTTAATAATACTTGAAGTATAAACCGTTCTATCTCTACTGGATTCACGAACAGATCTTAATTTAAAATAACAGTTATTAAAACACTTGTATTTACTTAATGCATTTTGATTAATCTGTGATAATTCCAGAATAGAAAAGTCAAGCACAAAATCATAGACCTTATTTAGGTGATGATCTTCTGCACCGTTACTTACCTTTGCATCTAAATGCAATGGAGATTCGTAAAAGGTATTATTACTAATAACTTCAAGATCTATTTCAGGTAAAATAATATCTGAATAATCCCTTGTCAATTGTGAAAGGTTATGGAATAGATTTCTAAAATCCTTTATCGCAATAGCTGAAAAAGGAACATCTTTTTCTTCAACAAGGATCGACCATCTTTCTTTTTTAAGATCAAGATTTCCAGTGATGATAGCCTCAATTAGCATTTTTTGAAATCTAGCTATAGCAATAGGAGAAAGTAATTCCTGAAGGTTTTCCAAGTTAACCTCGGTTAAATTTATCTCTTTTGAGACTAAGCCTTCCACTTGTTGGATTAGCCTTTCTAGGTCTAACTGATTATTAGACTTATATGATATTTCTCCCAGATTTATTTCCCTAACGCTAGTACCAAAGCTTTTAGAGAAAATATCTTCTATAAAATCACTTGCTTTGGTTGGTAAACCACGGGTAACAATATTGTTTAGAACTGCGAACAGTGGATGAACATCCTCATATACGCTTGCTCCTATATCAAAGGGAGCGGAAACGTCAAACTTACTTAAAAAGCCAGTATATTTCTGCTTTTCTTTATCCAGTAATTTCCTTCGCTCTCGATAAGAATCAAGTTCGATAGCTGCATGAAAATGGACGGATGGATAGTATTCTATAGGTATTAAGTGACCTTCTCGATCTGGCGATAATTTATATAATCTGCATTTATAGGTCCAATTGCCACCTTTGAAATTTGGATTATCTTTTTCATAAAGAAGTGGAACATCAAAGTAATTGTAGAAGGCATCGATCCTCTGGTTCATAGGATTTAATGGTCCTACACAAGCAATATAATTTTCTGAGTTAACATTCTCATCTACAATATTTGCCAAATGCTTTAGGTCAATTTCCGCAACATCCAGAATATTGGAAAATATATGAATGACTGGTAAACCTGAATTACTTCTAATACTATCAGCATATATAACTTCAAAATAGCTATTGATGGCGTGCACTTTATCGGAATCATCCAAATAAGCTTCTGCATGAGCAACAGCTCTTTCCAGAGTAATTTTTGCAGGCTCAATAAGAGTTACCTTATTCACCTTGTTTTTTATACCATTTTCATGTAAATAATCGAATAAGTTAACCGTTCCCAAAGCCTGACCGCAGCCCCAATCAATAACTTCGTAGCCATCTTTGAATAAATCTAGGGGTAATTCTTGAAATGCATCCCTCAGTTTAGCCTTGTGCATTTTACCAAAAGAGTACAGATATTGACAAAGATGTTCATGTGTCTCCAAGAGGGCTACCCCTCTTTTGAGCTCTGACCAAAGACGATCTCTTTCCGATTGCGATAAATGGGAAATGCTTTCCCAGGCTATTTCCCTGATTTTGTCAAATGACAAATCTTTTGTTTCTCTAATCTTCCGTAAATATTCCTCCACTTTAGTATGTTGGTTAGTGAATAACGCTTTTTAGATTAAATTCCTGTAATAATATCTGTCGTAGGGTCTTTTCTATGCTCTTTATAATTACATAAAGCTATTTCATTTGAGGTGTTGGCATAACAGTACACACAGGCGTGAGGGCATGTGTTATATTGTCCTATATCCTTGCTCATAATACATCCGCAAGCCTCTCTTTGCCCTCCATCCTTAAGTTTCCTGGTTTTCTTAAAACCATTACTATTGTTAAATAAGGTAGGCTCTTCAAATTCAACTCCCAGGAACTCCATTAATTCCTTATCTTCTCCAAAAAGTTCAATCATCAAATCGTCATCCAAGCATTTATTATGCTTTATTCCATAAACTTCTAAAGGTATCTTTTCTGCACAAGTAGCTATTTCAAAATTCCACTTCTTATTTAACTCCTGCAATCCTTTGGCTACCTGCCGCATCGTATTGAAATCAAACTCTTTAAACCTGATAACTTCTCTCTTCAGATTATTTTCAACCTTTCGGTAAATTCCGA
This genomic interval carries:
- the brxL gene encoding BREX system Lon protease-like protein BrxL, yielding MEELDQKLNQSFGGKVVRKDLTKLVKGNAIVPTYVLEYLLGQYCATDDEETINQGVETVKNIISKHFVHRDEAQIIKSTIREKGSHRIIDKVSVKLNDRRDRYEASFANLGLKQIPISDGIIKEHQKLLSSGVWCILTLAYFPSDERDHIPWLIETLKPIQISNVDVREFKEERAKFSKEEWIDLLMQSIGLNPSEFTLRTKLLQLIRLIPFVENNYNLIELGPKGTGKSHIYSELSPHGILISGGEVSKAKLFVNNSTGDIGLVGYWDVVAYDEFAGKTKRSDRGLVDIMKNYMANKSFSRGTEVYGASASMVFVGNTDHSVAYMLKHSDLFDALPKDYYDSAFLDRIHAYIPGWEIQKLRNEMFTSNYGFIVDYLAEILRDLRREDRTHEYTQYFELSDSITTRDKTSIAKTFSGMAKIIYPSVEMKEEEAKELLDLAIESRKRVKQQLQKMDETFEGVDFSYTIKSSGKKVEIETLEILDFGETLIKEKKTNSEESKEIPADKEGESGKLELEPKQKIIRDNQSGISYENLFGAYLIGASEIKLMDPYIRMLHQLRNFMEFIKLLVDNKNPETEIKVHLVTTCDEEYLENNQDAFKNMALSVESMGIILTYEFDDFIHDRYIEMDNGWKIILGRGLDIWQRTGGWFDINEYVQEKRLCKSCEVTFIKNQKQ
- a CDS encoding GIY-YIG nuclease family protein; translation: MTGAATFDLDIINSSVNDLKLKNYVLVKELIEGVERKTFSSLNGAAGVYVFWWVGDTTNLSEAIDKQPYKLKGPVNRDDLITVKICQDWLRAATCDNKICLYVGKSTNLKNRISNHLRYTVKDIWVDAENNCKTAAPFSFEKKPNTVSQLRIGLERIFQDHSVGYIKNHVAISWLSLPDTDDSNNAINRFYIEDKMVSDLFPIFNVDVER
- the pglZ gene encoding BREX-1 system phosphatase PglZ type A is translated as MEKIKEALQTRFHDHRVIFWYDGKKEFSEIFERLDIVQVEKLEVSGNEFEVKYKVLKEANSSKFLLYLPFEKPNNEDNWLLDLELANHIFHTDQEAMFLQELGLDYFLKELIAEHIEFFKSRERKQKLKVLITKDDEQHEIRCKMLSVLFNTDTTNLDQFVQAYASQVINKSKDFDKLLNRFNMNNFFWSEIGKIYNYHSDNPSIYDFLLDLFQHNFVLGEKQNLNIESRLILSTWKNTIPYRDYFGEISERIAVDIQVEEKLNSAQLDEIISDDIFKLTDQRIIHELVSQLIAENLNYEKVAAYIKRRENKFWYPKYSEFYNTIESGAQLIDLVKKYKTHQFSSFENGIKEYTTKFYQVDYAYRKFIRNYRLSKNNNVLHELAEKVERIYNNSWLLPFNDNWQKIIDGIEVWPTNRLYSQQGFFKTHVKPLLDKNQKLFVIISDALRFECGVELHEMIVSENRFESNLEFMLSSLPSYTQLGMASLLPHSSLKVKEGGDSLLVDEMPASGLKGRSKILQSNSGVRATAILAEDLMKMKTKSGGEGREFVKNHDLIYIYHNRIDKTGDDKTSEGKVFEAVADELIYIKDILRKISGLNGTNVFITADHGFIYQNQNLDESDFSLSEYEGDLWKENRRFVIGQNLTGDKNTKKFTTSELNLNNDGLEVLIPKSINRLRIKGAGSRFIHGGASPQEVIVPLLKTAVRKRTDTVSQVNIDIIKSTDRITTNILPVSFIQQELVGEKILSRQIRAGLYAEDGEILSDQFTFNFDIEEGSERQREVKYQFHLSKKASGKYKNQRIRLILEEPLEGTNKWKKYKDFYYTLNITFSSDFD